One window of the Zea mays cultivar B73 chromosome 3, Zm-B73-REFERENCE-NAM-5.0, whole genome shotgun sequence genome contains the following:
- the LOC103652446 gene encoding subtilisin-like protease SBT3.5 isoform X3, with protein sequence MALCSSMRAHLALLLCFCLLLSGVNGRSRKTYIVYLGDVKHEHPNDVIASHHDMLTAVLRSKEDTLDSIIHNYKHGFSGFAALLTEDQAKQLAEFPEVISVEPSRSYTTMTTRSWDFLGLNYQMPNELLHRSNYGEDIIIGVIDTGIWPESRSFSDEGYGPVPSRWKGVCQVGEGWGSNNCSRKIIGARFYSAGVAEEELKIDYLSPRDANGHGTHTASTAAGSVVEAVSFHGLGAGAARGGAPRARIAVYKAIWGSGRGAGAGNTATLLAAIDDAIHDGVDVLSLSLASVENSFGALHAVQKGVAVVYAATNFGPASQVVRNTAPWVITVAASQIDRSFPTTVTLGNKQQIVGQSMYYYGKNSTGSSFRPLVHGGLCTADSLNGTDVRGQVVLCAYITAPFPVTLKNVLDAGASGLIFAQYYNIHIIYATTDCRGIACVLVDLTTALQIEKYMVDASLSSSPAAMIEPARTITGKETLAPTIASFSSRGPSIDYPEVIKPDIAAPGASILAAVKDAYAFGSGTSMATPHVSGIVALLKALHPSWSPAALKSAIMTTASVSDERGMPILAQGLPRKIADPFDYGAGHINPNRAADHGLIYDIDPNDYNMFFGCSFRKPVLRCNATTLPGYQLNRIFCILAPKLKQPITVSRTVTNVGEADAVYRAAIESPAGVKIDVEPSVLVFNATNKAATFQVNLSPLWRLQGDYTFGSLTWYNGPNDSL encoded by the exons ATGGCACTATGTTCTTCTATGCGTGCCCATTTGGCGCTACTACTTTGCTTCTGCTTGCTTTTATCGGGTGTAAATGGACGATCTCGCAAG ACTTATATTGTATATCTAGGCGACGTGAAACATGAGCACCCGAACGATGTAATCGCTTCGCACCATGATATGCTCACCGCTGTTCTTAGAAG CAAGGAAGATACTCTGGACTCCATCATCCACAACTACAAGCATGGCTTCTCGGGCTTCGCAGCACTGCTTACTGAAGACCAAGCTAAGCAGCTTGCAG AGTTTCCAGAAGTCATCAGTGTGGAACCAAGCAGAAGTTACACGACGATGACCACTCGAAGCTGGGACTTTCTTGGTCTGAACTACCAAATGCCCAATGAGCTTCTCCATAGAAGCAACTACGGGGAGGACATAATCATCGGGGTTATTGACACCG GTATCTGGCCAGAGTCGAGGAGCTTCAGCGACGAAGGGTACGGGCCGGTACCGTCACGGTGGAAAGGCGTGTGCCAAGTCGGAGAGGGCTGGGGCAGCAACAACTGCAGCCGCAAGATCATCGGCGCACGCTTCTACAGCGCGGGCGTGGCCGAGGAAGAGCTCAAGATCGACTACCTGTCGCCTCGGGACGCCAACGGCCACGGCACGCACACGGCGTCCACCGCGGCGGGGTCCGTCGTGGAGGCGGTCAGCTTCCACGGCCTTGGCGCGGGcgcggcgcgcggcggcgcgcccAGGGCCCGCATCGCGGTGTACAAGGCCATATGGGGCAGCGGCCGCGGGGCCGGGGCGGGCAACACGGCCACTTTGCTCGCGGCCATCGACGACGCCATCCACGACGGGGTAGACGTCCTGTCACTCTCCCTCGCCAGCGTTGAGAACTCGTTCGGCGCCCTGCACGCCGTCCAGAAGGGGGTCGCCGTCGTGTACGCCGCGACCAACTTCGGGCCGGCGTCGCAGGTAGTCCGGAACACTGCTCCCTGGGTCATCACCGTGGCGGCGAGCCAGATTGATCGCTCGTTCCCGACCACAGTAACGCTGGGAAACAAGCAACAGATCGTG GGTCAATCCATGTACTACTACGGGAAGAACTCGACGGGAAGCAGTTTCAGACCTCTTGTACATGGAGGCTT ATGCACCGCCGACTCCTTGAACGGCACGGACGTGAGAGGCCAAGTTGTGCTCTGTGCATATATCACTGCTCCTTTCCCGGTCACCTTAAAAAACGTCCTGGACGCCGGGGCCTCTGGTCTCATCTTTGCTCAATACTACAACATTCATATCATCTACGCCACAACTGATTGTAGAGGCATTGCATGTGTTCTTGTGGACTTGACCACTGCCCTTCAGATCGAAAAATACATGGTGGATGCAAG TTTAAGCAGCTCTCCTGCGGCCATGATCGAACCAGCGCGCACCATCACTGGTAAGGAGACACTGGCCCCAACCATCGCAAGCTTTTCCTCAAGAGGTCCATCCATCGATTACCCTGAAGTAATCAAG CCTGACATCGCGGCACCTGGAGCCAGCATCTTAGCAGCCGTGAAAGATGCATATGCATTTGGCTCAGGGACATCTATGGCAACACCACACGTGTCGGGCATCGTAGCGCTGCTGAAAGCACTGCACCCAAGTTGGTCCCCGGCTGCACTGAAATCAGCCATCATGACAACAG CATCTGTGAGTGACGAGCGTGGCATGCCAATACTGGCACAGGGATTGCCCAGAAAGATCGCTGACCCGTTCGACTACGGAGCAGGGCACATAAACCCCAACAGGGCAGCTGATCATGGTCTCATTTACGACATTGATCCTAATGACTACAACATGTTCTTCGGGTGCAGCTTCAGGAAACCCGTACTGCGATGCAACGCGACGACGCTACCTGGGTATCAGCTgaaccgaattttttgtattttagcccctaAACTGAA GCAGCCGATCACCGTGTCAAGAACGGTCACAAACGTAGGCGAGGCTGATGCAGTTTACCGCGCCGCGATAGAGAGCCCAGCTGGAGTCAAGATCGACGTCGAGCCGTCTGTTCTTGTGTTCAACGCGACAAACAAAGCTGCCACGTTTCAGGTGAACTTATCGCCTCTCTGGAGGTTACAAGGGGACTACACGTTTGGCAGCCTTACTTGGTACAACGGCCCGAATGACAGTTTATGA
- the LOC103652446 gene encoding subtilisin-like protease SBT3.10 isoform X2 codes for MALCSSMRAHLALLLCFCLLLSGVNGRSRKTYIVYLGDVKHEHPNDVIASHHDMLTAVLRSKEDTLDSIIHNYKHGFSGFAALLTEDQAKQLAEFPEVISVEPSRSYTTMTTRSWDFLGLNYQMPNELLHRSNYGEDIIIGVIDTGIWPESRSFSDEGYGPVPSRWKGVCQVGEGWGSNNCSRKIIGARFYSAGVAEEELKIDYLSPRDANGHGTHTASTAAGSVVEAVSFHGLGAGAARGGAPRARIAVYKAIWGSGRGAGAGNTATLLAAIDDAIHDGVDVLSLSLASVENSFGALHAVQKGVAVVYAATNFGPASQVVRNTAPWVITVAASQIDRSFPTTVTLGNKQQIVGQSMYYYGKNSTGSSFRPLVHGGLCTADSLNGTDVRGQVVLCAYITAPFPVTLKNVLDAGASGLIFAQYYNIHIIYATTDCRGIACVLVDLTTALQIEKYMVDASSPAAMIEPARTITGKETLAPTIASFSSRGPSIDYPEVIKPDIAAPGASILAAVKDAYAFGSGTSMATPHVSGIVALLKALHPSWSPAALKSAIMTTASVSDERGMPILAQGLPRKIADPFDYGAGHINPNRAADHGLIYDIDPNDYNMFFGCSFRKPVLRCNATTLPGFGPFARRHRPWRRANTAIEI; via the exons ATGGCACTATGTTCTTCTATGCGTGCCCATTTGGCGCTACTACTTTGCTTCTGCTTGCTTTTATCGGGTGTAAATGGACGATCTCGCAAG ACTTATATTGTATATCTAGGCGACGTGAAACATGAGCACCCGAACGATGTAATCGCTTCGCACCATGATATGCTCACCGCTGTTCTTAGAAG CAAGGAAGATACTCTGGACTCCATCATCCACAACTACAAGCATGGCTTCTCGGGCTTCGCAGCACTGCTTACTGAAGACCAAGCTAAGCAGCTTGCAG AGTTTCCAGAAGTCATCAGTGTGGAACCAAGCAGAAGTTACACGACGATGACCACTCGAAGCTGGGACTTTCTTGGTCTGAACTACCAAATGCCCAATGAGCTTCTCCATAGAAGCAACTACGGGGAGGACATAATCATCGGGGTTATTGACACCG GTATCTGGCCAGAGTCGAGGAGCTTCAGCGACGAAGGGTACGGGCCGGTACCGTCACGGTGGAAAGGCGTGTGCCAAGTCGGAGAGGGCTGGGGCAGCAACAACTGCAGCCGCAAGATCATCGGCGCACGCTTCTACAGCGCGGGCGTGGCCGAGGAAGAGCTCAAGATCGACTACCTGTCGCCTCGGGACGCCAACGGCCACGGCACGCACACGGCGTCCACCGCGGCGGGGTCCGTCGTGGAGGCGGTCAGCTTCCACGGCCTTGGCGCGGGcgcggcgcgcggcggcgcgcccAGGGCCCGCATCGCGGTGTACAAGGCCATATGGGGCAGCGGCCGCGGGGCCGGGGCGGGCAACACGGCCACTTTGCTCGCGGCCATCGACGACGCCATCCACGACGGGGTAGACGTCCTGTCACTCTCCCTCGCCAGCGTTGAGAACTCGTTCGGCGCCCTGCACGCCGTCCAGAAGGGGGTCGCCGTCGTGTACGCCGCGACCAACTTCGGGCCGGCGTCGCAGGTAGTCCGGAACACTGCTCCCTGGGTCATCACCGTGGCGGCGAGCCAGATTGATCGCTCGTTCCCGACCACAGTAACGCTGGGAAACAAGCAACAGATCGTG GGTCAATCCATGTACTACTACGGGAAGAACTCGACGGGAAGCAGTTTCAGACCTCTTGTACATGGAGGCTT ATGCACCGCCGACTCCTTGAACGGCACGGACGTGAGAGGCCAAGTTGTGCTCTGTGCATATATCACTGCTCCTTTCCCGGTCACCTTAAAAAACGTCCTGGACGCCGGGGCCTCTGGTCTCATCTTTGCTCAATACTACAACATTCATATCATCTACGCCACAACTGATTGTAGAGGCATTGCATGTGTTCTTGTGGACTTGACCACTGCCCTTCAGATCGAAAAATACATGGTGGATGCAAG CTCTCCTGCGGCCATGATCGAACCAGCGCGCACCATCACTGGTAAGGAGACACTGGCCCCAACCATCGCAAGCTTTTCCTCAAGAGGTCCATCCATCGATTACCCTGAAGTAATCAAG CCTGACATCGCGGCACCTGGAGCCAGCATCTTAGCAGCCGTGAAAGATGCATATGCATTTGGCTCAGGGACATCTATGGCAACACCACACGTGTCGGGCATCGTAGCGCTGCTGAAAGCACTGCACCCAAGTTGGTCCCCGGCTGCACTGAAATCAGCCATCATGACAACAG CATCTGTGAGTGACGAGCGTGGCATGCCAATACTGGCACAGGGATTGCCCAGAAAGATCGCTGACCCGTTCGACTACGGAGCAGGGCACATAAACCCCAACAGGGCAGCTGATCATGGTCTCATTTACGACATTGATCCTAATGACTACAACATGTTCTTCGGGTGCAGCTTCAGGAAACCCGTACTGCGATGCAACGCGACGACGCTACCTGG ttttggaccctttgctcggcgccataggccgtggcgccgagctaacacagccATAGAGATCTGA
- the LOC103652446 gene encoding subtilisin-like protease SBT3.10 isoform X1: protein MALCSSMRAHLALLLCFCLLLSGVNGRSRKTYIVYLGDVKHEHPNDVIASHHDMLTAVLRSKEDTLDSIIHNYKHGFSGFAALLTEDQAKQLAEFPEVISVEPSRSYTTMTTRSWDFLGLNYQMPNELLHRSNYGEDIIIGVIDTGIWPESRSFSDEGYGPVPSRWKGVCQVGEGWGSNNCSRKIIGARFYSAGVAEEELKIDYLSPRDANGHGTHTASTAAGSVVEAVSFHGLGAGAARGGAPRARIAVYKAIWGSGRGAGAGNTATLLAAIDDAIHDGVDVLSLSLASVENSFGALHAVQKGVAVVYAATNFGPASQVVRNTAPWVITVAASQIDRSFPTTVTLGNKQQIVGQSMYYYGKNSTGSSFRPLVHGGLCTADSLNGTDVRGQVVLCAYITAPFPVTLKNVLDAGASGLIFAQYYNIHIIYATTDCRGIACVLVDLTTALQIEKYMVDASLSSSPAAMIEPARTITGKETLAPTIASFSSRGPSIDYPEVIKPDIAAPGASILAAVKDAYAFGSGTSMATPHVSGIVALLKALHPSWSPAALKSAIMTTASVSDERGMPILAQGLPRKIADPFDYGAGHINPNRAADHGLIYDIDPNDYNMFFGCSFRKPVLRCNATTLPGFGPFARRHRPWRRANTAIEI from the exons ATGGCACTATGTTCTTCTATGCGTGCCCATTTGGCGCTACTACTTTGCTTCTGCTTGCTTTTATCGGGTGTAAATGGACGATCTCGCAAG ACTTATATTGTATATCTAGGCGACGTGAAACATGAGCACCCGAACGATGTAATCGCTTCGCACCATGATATGCTCACCGCTGTTCTTAGAAG CAAGGAAGATACTCTGGACTCCATCATCCACAACTACAAGCATGGCTTCTCGGGCTTCGCAGCACTGCTTACTGAAGACCAAGCTAAGCAGCTTGCAG AGTTTCCAGAAGTCATCAGTGTGGAACCAAGCAGAAGTTACACGACGATGACCACTCGAAGCTGGGACTTTCTTGGTCTGAACTACCAAATGCCCAATGAGCTTCTCCATAGAAGCAACTACGGGGAGGACATAATCATCGGGGTTATTGACACCG GTATCTGGCCAGAGTCGAGGAGCTTCAGCGACGAAGGGTACGGGCCGGTACCGTCACGGTGGAAAGGCGTGTGCCAAGTCGGAGAGGGCTGGGGCAGCAACAACTGCAGCCGCAAGATCATCGGCGCACGCTTCTACAGCGCGGGCGTGGCCGAGGAAGAGCTCAAGATCGACTACCTGTCGCCTCGGGACGCCAACGGCCACGGCACGCACACGGCGTCCACCGCGGCGGGGTCCGTCGTGGAGGCGGTCAGCTTCCACGGCCTTGGCGCGGGcgcggcgcgcggcggcgcgcccAGGGCCCGCATCGCGGTGTACAAGGCCATATGGGGCAGCGGCCGCGGGGCCGGGGCGGGCAACACGGCCACTTTGCTCGCGGCCATCGACGACGCCATCCACGACGGGGTAGACGTCCTGTCACTCTCCCTCGCCAGCGTTGAGAACTCGTTCGGCGCCCTGCACGCCGTCCAGAAGGGGGTCGCCGTCGTGTACGCCGCGACCAACTTCGGGCCGGCGTCGCAGGTAGTCCGGAACACTGCTCCCTGGGTCATCACCGTGGCGGCGAGCCAGATTGATCGCTCGTTCCCGACCACAGTAACGCTGGGAAACAAGCAACAGATCGTG GGTCAATCCATGTACTACTACGGGAAGAACTCGACGGGAAGCAGTTTCAGACCTCTTGTACATGGAGGCTT ATGCACCGCCGACTCCTTGAACGGCACGGACGTGAGAGGCCAAGTTGTGCTCTGTGCATATATCACTGCTCCTTTCCCGGTCACCTTAAAAAACGTCCTGGACGCCGGGGCCTCTGGTCTCATCTTTGCTCAATACTACAACATTCATATCATCTACGCCACAACTGATTGTAGAGGCATTGCATGTGTTCTTGTGGACTTGACCACTGCCCTTCAGATCGAAAAATACATGGTGGATGCAAG TTTAAGCAGCTCTCCTGCGGCCATGATCGAACCAGCGCGCACCATCACTGGTAAGGAGACACTGGCCCCAACCATCGCAAGCTTTTCCTCAAGAGGTCCATCCATCGATTACCCTGAAGTAATCAAG CCTGACATCGCGGCACCTGGAGCCAGCATCTTAGCAGCCGTGAAAGATGCATATGCATTTGGCTCAGGGACATCTATGGCAACACCACACGTGTCGGGCATCGTAGCGCTGCTGAAAGCACTGCACCCAAGTTGGTCCCCGGCTGCACTGAAATCAGCCATCATGACAACAG CATCTGTGAGTGACGAGCGTGGCATGCCAATACTGGCACAGGGATTGCCCAGAAAGATCGCTGACCCGTTCGACTACGGAGCAGGGCACATAAACCCCAACAGGGCAGCTGATCATGGTCTCATTTACGACATTGATCCTAATGACTACAACATGTTCTTCGGGTGCAGCTTCAGGAAACCCGTACTGCGATGCAACGCGACGACGCTACCTGG ttttggaccctttgctcggcgccataggccgtggcgccgagctaacacagccATAGAGATCTGA